The following proteins are encoded in a genomic region of Leptospira wolbachii serovar Codice str. CDC:
- a CDS encoding DUF4334 domain-containing protein codes for MNTLEKKFYEMRSKKNNSTIDSFALFDALETVSIEDTIGQWHGSGFHTSHTMDGALETFNWYGKEFVDADNVHPLVFKSFGKSLFKVNPSLMPVRLATLIPSTNLWPLRYVFLLVRFLFQTSKSKARVRRIEFRGQLTAAMIYDNLPIHDVFKKVNKDTLFGCMDYKGMKQPFFFVLERDK; via the coding sequence ATGAATACTCTTGAAAAAAAATTCTACGAAATGCGCAGTAAAAAGAACAATTCGACGATTGATTCGTTCGCACTCTTTGACGCATTAGAAACTGTTTCCATTGAAGATACAATCGGCCAATGGCATGGATCAGGATTTCACACTTCACATACAATGGACGGTGCTTTAGAAACGTTCAATTGGTATGGAAAGGAATTTGTGGATGCTGATAATGTACATCCGTTGGTGTTTAAATCTTTTGGGAAATCTTTATTTAAAGTAAATCCCTCCCTAATGCCTGTTCGGTTAGCGACATTGATCCCATCGACAAACTTATGGCCCTTACGTTATGTATTTTTATTAGTTCGCTTTTTATTCCAGACTTCGAAATCAAAAGCTCGTGTCCGACGTATCGAGTTTCGTGGGCAACTTACTGCTGCAATGATTTATGATAATCTTCCCATCCATGACGTATTTAAAAAGGTAAATAAAGACACACTGTTTGGATGTATGGATTATAAGGGAATGAAACAACCTTTCTTTTTTGTTTTGGAAAGGGACAAATAA